The Coleofasciculus chthonoplastes PCC 7420 genome includes a region encoding these proteins:
- a CDS encoding O-linked N-acetylglucosamine transferase, SPINDLY family protein, translating to MEYQKFMQRLPELYKNLGQESVHPKSEQFQSVLNQVEGKTTANIMQLLNFAVECMEPDEVYCEIGCSHGANLLGSLLNHPDQIAYAVDDFSSLDDSEEKLEILSNNLSLFNLDEQVLFCDQNFEEFFFDLKESQSDAKIGVYFYSGNPDYRSQLLGLLLVKPFLANPALIIVNNTNWSSVQQANWDFIATHPDCQLLLNLPTPTENHFTFGNGIQILSYDMTQESHYNWSEYSQKFRNPPLIQAISDLHNDFEFTQKPQAVNTLYKEALYLHHIGDFFPAEKKYKEVLQWHTYHADVLHDLGIVYYNLQQYQNCLSHLLQSLAIDPASGLHHYSLGLVLEKIGNIPQAIEAYQKSIQLNPKLINAYNNLGVILCQTDQFQDAEYVYRQAVTANPSHFGSYINLGNLLLEQHRNIDEAIELYQKALQLKPRDPDVMQNLGIAYDLKHDPAKSAFYFGNYAHIRQNYEAAIEQYEKGLKTQIGKSSIYINLADCYEKLNQEEKAINTYHEGLKHYPKTPRLYFCLIVALQNFGRIHEAITVASQAAQLLPNDLILKIEEQRLLPIIYDTPEEINFYRRRFIQSLEVLIEQTTLDSPEAIEKAKVGIGARTNFYLQYQGKDDLELQKRYGEFVHRVMAANYPEWVKPLPMPSRSQNGKIRIGYISNAMYSHTVSKLLRGWPRNHDQKKFELYGYTNYAKIDAMTQQFAVYSHAFYHIPGDLEELCQQILSDQLHILVFLDIGMHPTITQIAGLRLAPVQCTTWGHPITSGLPTIDYFLSSNLMEPENGENHYSETLIRLPNIGVSYSKPALPKTRKRRSDFKLRSQAVVYLSCQSTFKYLPQYDYIFAAIAQRVPQAQFVFISHSSDSITQQFAQRLKKAFAGFGLDSEDYCVMLPRLNQNDYLSLNLVSDVFLDTLGWSGGNTTLEAIACNLPVVTCPGEFMRGRHSYGILRMLGVTETIANDEAEYIDIAVRLGLDPQWRKSIVAQIVANHDRLYDDKTCVEALEAFYERVVEDYPRKPDFI from the coding sequence GGAGCGAATTTGCTCGGCTCACTGCTTAATCATCCCGATCAAATCGCCTATGCTGTCGATGATTTTTCTAGTTTAGATGATTCCGAAGAAAAGTTAGAGATATTAAGCAATAATTTATCCTTATTTAACCTGGACGAACAAGTCTTATTTTGTGACCAAAACTTTGAAGAGTTTTTCTTTGACTTAAAAGAGAGTCAATCCGACGCTAAAATTGGGGTGTATTTCTATTCAGGCAACCCGGATTATAGGTCTCAGTTGCTCGGACTGCTTTTAGTCAAACCCTTTCTAGCAAACCCAGCTTTGATTATTGTCAATAATACTAACTGGAGTAGTGTGCAGCAAGCCAATTGGGATTTTATAGCAACTCATCCTGACTGCCAACTCTTGTTAAATTTACCAACCCCCACAGAGAATCACTTCACCTTTGGCAATGGCATTCAAATTTTAAGTTATGATATGACGCAGGAAAGTCATTACAATTGGTCTGAATATTCTCAAAAATTTCGCAACCCACCCTTGATTCAAGCCATTTCTGATTTACACAATGATTTTGAGTTTACTCAGAAACCGCAAGCTGTAAATACTCTCTACAAAGAAGCGTTATACTTGCATCATATCGGCGACTTTTTTCCCGCCGAGAAAAAATATAAAGAAGTTTTGCAATGGCATACCTATCATGCGGATGTCTTGCACGACTTAGGCATTGTTTATTACAACTTACAGCAATACCAGAATTGCCTATCCCACCTGCTCCAATCTTTGGCAATAGATCCCGCTAGCGGACTGCATCACTATAGCTTGGGTTTAGTGCTAGAGAAAATTGGTAATATTCCCCAAGCCATTGAAGCTTATCAAAAATCAATTCAATTAAATCCAAAACTAATTAATGCCTATAACAATTTAGGTGTTATTTTGTGCCAAACGGATCAGTTTCAAGACGCAGAATATGTTTATCGTCAGGCAGTTACTGCAAACCCAAGTCATTTTGGTAGCTATATTAATTTAGGAAATCTACTACTCGAACAACATCGTAATATTGATGAAGCCATTGAACTTTATCAAAAGGCGCTCCAATTGAAACCTCGTGACCCCGATGTTATGCAAAACTTGGGGATTGCCTATGATTTGAAACATGATCCGGCTAAATCAGCTTTTTATTTTGGAAATTATGCCCATATTCGGCAAAACTATGAAGCCGCTATAGAACAATACGAGAAAGGTTTGAAAACTCAAATTGGCAAGTCCTCTATTTATATTAATTTAGCGGACTGCTATGAGAAATTAAATCAGGAAGAAAAAGCGATTAACACTTATCACGAAGGACTTAAGCACTACCCGAAAACACCGCGACTTTACTTTTGTTTGATCGTTGCTTTACAAAATTTTGGTCGTATCCATGAAGCCATAACCGTTGCGAGTCAAGCCGCCCAGTTATTGCCCAATGATTTAATCCTAAAAATTGAAGAACAACGTCTCCTGCCTATTATTTACGATACTCCAGAAGAAATTAATTTTTACCGCCGTCGGTTTATCCAATCTTTAGAGGTTTTAATTGAGCAAACCACTTTAGATTCTCCTGAGGCAATCGAAAAAGCCAAAGTTGGTATAGGCGCTCGAACCAATTTTTACTTACAGTATCAAGGAAAAGATGATTTAGAGCTGCAAAAGCGCTATGGAGAGTTTGTTCATCGAGTCATGGCAGCGAATTATCCTGAATGGGTAAAACCACTACCCATGCCATCTCGCAGCCAAAATGGAAAAATTCGGATTGGGTATATTTCTAACGCTATGTACTCTCACACCGTCAGTAAACTCTTACGCGGTTGGCCCCGCAATCATGACCAGAAAAAGTTTGAATTATATGGTTATACCAACTATGCGAAAATAGATGCAATGACCCAGCAATTTGCCGTATATAGTCATGCATTCTATCATATTCCCGGTGATTTAGAAGAACTTTGTCAACAAATTCTCTCTGATCAATTACACATCTTAGTTTTCCTGGATATTGGTATGCATCCCACTATCACCCAGATTGCGGGTTTGCGTCTGGCTCCTGTACAATGTACGACGTGGGGACATCCGATTACGTCCGGTCTGCCGACGATCGATTACTTTCTCTCCAGCAATTTGATGGAACCTGAAAATGGAGAAAATCATTATTCAGAAACCCTGATTCGTTTACCCAATATTGGAGTATCCTATTCTAAACCGGCTTTGCCTAAAACGCGGAAAAGGCGGTCAGATTTTAAGCTACGTTCACAAGCCGTAGTATATTTATCATGCCAGTCTACTTTTAAGTATTTACCCCAATACGACTATATTTTTGCTGCCATTGCTCAACGGGTTCCTCAAGCTCAGTTTGTCTTTATTTCTCATTCCAGTGACTCCATTACACAGCAATTTGCCCAACGGCTCAAAAAAGCGTTTGCTGGCTTTGGTTTAGATAGTGAAGACTATTGCGTCATGTTACCCAGACTGAATCAAAACGACTATCTCAGTCTAAATTTAGTCTCAGATGTTTTCCTGGATACATTAGGCTGGTCTGGCGGTAATACTACTCTAGAAGCGATCGCCTGCAATTTACCTGTTGTCACCTGTCCCGGTGAATTTATGCGAGGTCGCCATTCCTACGGCATTTTGCGAATGCTAGGAGTCACCGAAACCATTGCTAACGATGAAGCCGAGTATATAGATATTGCTGTCCGTTTAGGATTAGACCCTCAGTGGCGCAAAAGTATTGTGGCGCAAATCGTAGCTAATCACGATCGCCTCTATGACGATAAAACCTGTGTTGAAGCGCTGGAGGCGTTTTATGAACGTGTGGTTGAGGATTATCCCCGGAAACCAGACTTCATCTAA
- a CDS encoding Rpn family recombination-promoting nuclease/putative transposase encodes MIFINPKTDFAFKKIFGSEQNPEILISFLNSLLYGGHPRITELEIINPYLAPKIQGIKDTFLDVKAKLTDETTVIIEMQVLNLSGFEKRILYNAAKAYSIQLEPGDDYTLLNPVIALTLTDFEMFEDLPQVISNFVLKEKNILTDYPINDLELVFVELPKFTKELDELETLADKWIYFIKCARGLETIPEAMAQVPEIRKAFEVANQANLTREELEALEQREMYIHDQRNAIKLALRQGIQVGREQGIQVGREQGIQVGREQGIQVGREQGIQESKLEMARKMLGVVDEDTISQITGLSLEEVRRLR; translated from the coding sequence ATGATTTTTATTAATCCTAAAACTGACTTTGCCTTTAAGAAAATATTTGGTTCTGAACAAAACCCAGAAATCCTAATTAGTTTCCTGAATTCCCTCCTCTACGGCGGCCATCCCCGCATCACCGAGTTAGAAATTATTAATCCTTATCTCGCCCCGAAGATTCAGGGAATTAAAGATACGTTCCTGGATGTAAAAGCCAAACTCACTGATGAGACAACGGTGATTATTGAGATGCAAGTCCTGAATTTATCAGGGTTTGAGAAGCGGATATTGTATAACGCCGCTAAAGCCTATTCCATTCAGTTGGAACCCGGAGACGATTATACCCTTCTGAATCCAGTGATAGCCTTGACGCTGACGGATTTTGAAATGTTTGAGGATTTGCCTCAGGTGATTTCTAATTTTGTTCTCAAAGAAAAGAATATTTTGACGGATTACCCGATTAATGATTTGGAGTTAGTGTTTGTTGAATTACCGAAATTTACCAAAGAGCTAGACGAATTAGAAACTCTAGCGGATAAATGGATCTATTTTATCAAATGTGCCAGAGGATTAGAAACGATACCGGAAGCAATGGCACAAGTCCCGGAAATTCGCAAGGCGTTTGAAGTAGCGAATCAAGCGAATCTGACTCGTGAAGAGTTAGAAGCTTTAGAACAGCGAGAAATGTATATTCATGACCAACGGAATGCGATAAAATTAGCATTGAGACAGGGGATTCAAGTCGGGCGAGAACAGGGGATTCAAGTCGGGCGAGAACAGGGGATTCAAGTCGGGCGAGAACAGGGGATTCAAGTCGGGCGAGAACAGGGGATTCAGGAATCTAAATTAGAAATGGCTAGGAAAATGTTAGGGGTTGTCGATGAAGATACGATTAGTCAGATTACTGGCTTGAGTTTAGAAGAGGTGCGACGGTTGAGGTAG
- a CDS encoding PIN domain-containing protein codes for MSEANGTYFIDTNIWLYAFFQTESGTNKQKIARSLIENKNVVVSTQVINEVCVNLIKKALMSETEIQPLIQDFYTRYQVIEFNCQILMNASRLRQSYNLSFWDSLFVACALEAGVETLYSEDMQNGLIVSEHLRIVNPFEPSEG; via the coding sequence ATGAGCGAGGCTAACGGCACGTATTTTATCGATACAAATATCTGGCTGTATGCGTTCTTCCAGACGGAATCCGGAACCAACAAGCAAAAAATTGCTCGTTCTCTCATTGAGAATAAAAACGTCGTTGTTAGCACTCAAGTTATTAATGAAGTTTGCGTCAATTTAATTAAGAAAGCGTTGATGAGCGAGACAGAAATTCAGCCGCTGATCCAAGATTTTTATACCCGGTATCAAGTTATCGAGTTTAATTGCCAGATTTTGATGAATGCCTCTCGGCTTCGCCAAAGTTACAATTTATCCTTCTGGGATAGTTTATTTGTTGCTTGTGCCTTAGAAGCCGGAGTAGAAACGCTTTACTCGGAAGATATGCAGAATGGACTGATTGTATCTGAACACCTGAGGATTGTCAATCCTTTTGAGCCGAGTGAAGGTTGA
- a CDS encoding Rpn family recombination-promoting nuclease/putative transposase, whose protein sequence is MIFINPKTDFAFKKIFGSEQNPEILISFLNALLYGGHHTITELEIINPYLAPKIQGVKDTFLDVKAKLTDNKTVIIEMQVLNLSGFEKRILYNAAKAYSIQLQPGEDYTLLNPVIALTLTDFEMFEDLPQVISNFVLKEKNLLTDYPVHDLELVFVELPKFIKELDELETLSDKWIYFIKSARGLEAIPETMAQVPEIRKAFEVANQANMTREELEALEQREMYIHDQRNAIKLALRQGAEQGMEKGIQVGREQGIQEGREQGIQEGREQGIQEGREQGIQESKVEMARKMLGVVDEDTISQITGLSLEEVRRLR, encoded by the coding sequence ATGATTTTCATTAATCCAAAAACCGACTTTGCCTTTAAAAAAATATTTGGCTCTGAGCAAAACCCAGAAATCCTAATTAGCTTCTTAAATGCTCTGCTATACGGTGGACATCACACAATTACCGAGTTAGAAATTATTAATCCTTATCTGGCACCGAAGATTCAGGGAGTTAAAGATACTTTCCTGGATGTGAAAGCCAAATTAACTGATAACAAAACCGTAATTATTGAGATGCAAGTCCTGAATTTATCGGGGTTTGAGAAGCGGATATTGTATAACGCAGCTAAAGCTTATTCGATTCAACTGCAACCGGGAGAGGATTATACTCTATTGAATCCGGTGATCGCCTTGACGCTGACGGACTTTGAAATGTTCGAGGATTTGCCCCAAGTGATTTCTAACTTTGTCCTCAAAGAAAAGAACCTGTTGACGGATTACCCGGTGCATGACTTGGAGTTGGTCTTTGTGGAATTACCCAAATTCATTAAAGAGTTGGACGAATTAGAAACATTGTCGGATAAATGGATATACTTTATCAAAAGTGCTAGAGGGTTAGAAGCGATTCCGGAAACCATGGCACAAGTACCGGAAATAAGGAAAGCGTTTGAAGTGGCGAATCAAGCGAATATGACTCGTGAAGAGTTAGAAGCGCTAGAACAGAGGGAAATGTATATTCATGACCAACGGAATGCAATAAAATTAGCATTGAGACAGGGAGCTGAACAGGGAATGGAAAAGGGAATTCAAGTGGGACGAGAACAGGGAATTCAAGAAGGACGAGAACAGGGAATTCAAGAAGGACGAGAACAGGGAATTCAGGAAGGACGAGAACAGGGAATTCAGGAATCTAAAGTAGAAATGGCTAGGAAAATGTTAGGGGTTGTCGATGAAGATACGATTAGTCAGATCACTGGCTTGAGTCTAGAGGAGGTGCGACGGTTGAGGTAG